A portion of the Edaphobacter lichenicola genome contains these proteins:
- the hemE gene encoding uroporphyrinogen decarboxylase, which translates to MSDAIVERAVGKPVDVVTGGSRFVQACLRRPVDRTPVWFLRQAGRYMPEYMAVRKHHSLLEICRTPEIAAEVTITAAERLGVDAAIIFADLLLPFTPMGLDFEFVAGEGPVVHTPVRSLEQVQALRTDRVEELGYVARAIERVAAHFAAPRADGDALGIIGFCGAPWTLAGYMIEGGKQGGGDRNYIETKKMMYSDGAAWSLLMEKIVTVLVAYAQQQVEAGADVIQVFDSWVGKLSVRDYRQYCLGWTTQLVQRIKAMGVPVIYFGVETASLLPAMSETEADVIGLDWRTPLEVGWKSIGAGCAVQGNLDPIALFANEEVLKEQVRGILAAAADRPGHIFNLGHGIVPGTPVDNVIRVVEWVKELSAR; encoded by the coding sequence TTGAGTGATGCAATCGTGGAACGTGCGGTAGGAAAGCCCGTCGATGTCGTGACCGGGGGTAGCCGCTTTGTGCAGGCTTGCCTGCGTCGTCCAGTCGACAGAACGCCAGTGTGGTTTTTGCGTCAAGCAGGGCGTTATATGCCGGAGTATATGGCTGTGCGGAAGCACCATTCGCTGCTCGAGATCTGCCGCACGCCGGAGATTGCAGCGGAGGTGACGATTACAGCGGCCGAACGGCTGGGTGTCGATGCTGCGATTATCTTTGCGGATCTGCTGCTGCCGTTTACGCCAATGGGATTGGACTTCGAGTTTGTGGCAGGCGAGGGGCCGGTGGTACACACACCAGTAAGGTCGCTTGAGCAGGTGCAGGCGTTGAGGACCGATCGCGTCGAGGAGCTGGGCTACGTGGCGCGGGCGATAGAGAGGGTTGCGGCACACTTTGCAGCGCCGCGAGCCGATGGGGACGCGCTCGGGATCATCGGGTTTTGTGGCGCGCCGTGGACGCTTGCGGGGTACATGATCGAAGGCGGCAAGCAGGGCGGAGGAGATCGCAACTACATCGAGACGAAGAAGATGATGTACTCGGATGGAGCTGCGTGGTCGCTGCTGATGGAGAAGATTGTGACAGTACTGGTTGCTTATGCGCAGCAGCAGGTGGAGGCTGGCGCGGATGTGATCCAAGTCTTCGATAGCTGGGTGGGAAAGTTAAGCGTTCGAGACTACAGGCAGTACTGTCTTGGATGGACGACCCAGTTGGTGCAGCGAATTAAGGCGATGGGCGTGCCGGTGATCTACTTTGGCGTGGAGACCGCTTCCCTGCTTCCCGCAATGAGCGAGACGGAAGCGGATGTGATCGGGCTCGACTGGCGGACGCCGTTGGAAGTGGGCTGGAAGTCGATTGGCGCGGGATGTGCCGTGCAAGGGAATCTTGATCCAATTGCCCTTTTTGCAAATGAAGAAGTCTTGAAGGAACAGGTGCGCGGGATTCTGGCTGCGGCAGCAGACCGGCCGGGGCATATCTTCAATCTTGGCCATGGCATTGTGCCGGGAACACCAGTCGACAATGTGATTCGGGTAGTGGAGTGGGTGAAGGAGTTAAGTGCGCGATGA
- the hemH gene encoding ferrochelatase, whose translation MSDEGSSVKGKSAVLLLAHGTPDVLGEMAEYLSKVTGGRALPDEVVKELQHRYALIGLRETPGLEAPPLTKWTMTQAYLLEQALGAGKVYVGMRNWHPYIADVVDEMRKDGVTHIKAVCLAPQNSRTSVGLYRKAVLSAATGIEVEFVAGWAESPVLAEAFADKLRPVWAEACAETGQRVPVLFTAHSVPCRTIMTGEASVAGARPGTPVQDSPDPYPVEAKRTAQMVAERMAAVGFLEKYWFFAFQSQGISGGPWIGPTVEDTLKAIKDEGHVGVVMQPVGFLCDHVEILYDIDIAFRESARQLGLKLWRAESLNDSKILVQAMVDVVSGQYKATVDEVMVPA comes from the coding sequence ATGAGTGATGAGGGGAGTTCGGTGAAAGGCAAGAGTGCCGTGCTCCTGCTCGCGCATGGAACGCCCGATGTGCTTGGGGAGATGGCCGAGTATCTGAGCAAGGTGACTGGGGGCCGAGCCTTGCCAGATGAGGTTGTGAAGGAGCTTCAGCATCGTTATGCACTGATTGGACTGCGGGAGACTCCGGGGTTGGAGGCTCCGCCGCTGACAAAGTGGACGATGACGCAGGCTTATCTGTTGGAGCAGGCGCTGGGCGCTGGCAAGGTGTATGTGGGAATGCGGAACTGGCATCCATATATAGCGGACGTTGTGGACGAGATGCGGAAGGACGGCGTGACGCACATCAAGGCGGTGTGCCTGGCTCCGCAGAACTCGCGGACAAGTGTGGGGCTGTATCGAAAGGCTGTGCTGTCGGCTGCAACGGGAATCGAAGTGGAGTTCGTCGCTGGCTGGGCGGAGAGCCCTGTGCTGGCGGAAGCGTTCGCGGACAAGCTACGGCCCGTCTGGGCGGAGGCTTGCGCGGAAACTGGACAACGCGTGCCAGTCCTGTTCACGGCTCACAGTGTTCCGTGCCGGACGATTATGACCGGGGAAGCTTCTGTTGCAGGTGCGAGACCGGGAACTCCGGTACAGGATTCGCCCGACCCATATCCGGTCGAGGCCAAACGCACAGCGCAGATGGTTGCAGAGCGAATGGCTGCTGTGGGATTTCTCGAGAAATATTGGTTCTTCGCGTTCCAGAGTCAGGGCATTAGTGGCGGTCCCTGGATCGGCCCGACGGTGGAGGATACGCTAAAGGCGATCAAGGATGAAGGGCATGTAGGAGTGGTGATGCAGCCGGTCGGTTTTCTCTGCGATCACGTTGAGATTCTGTACGACATCGACATTGCGTTTCGCGAGAGTGCGAGGCAGTTGGGGCTTAAGCTGTGGCGTGCTGAGAGCTTGAATGACTCTAAGATATTGGTGCAGGCGATGGTCGATGTG
- a CDS encoding APC family permease, with amino-acid sequence MALGQVGLGGARVGGGKMRLLPLVAATYFMVSGGPYGLEDIIGMAGYGWALVLFLVVPVVWSLPTSLMVGELAAAVPEEGGYYRWVRRAMGEFWGFQEAWLSLAASVFDMAIYPTIFVLYLGRIEPAWTAGYRGTGWALAVVLVCAAWNLRGARAVGEGSVGLFCVLLSPFVVLTAVGLWKSLVLGGHGGASFFEAPVAGRDFAGAVSVTLWNYMGWDNASTVAQEVEEPQRNYPRGMLAATGLVALTYVLPLAAVGLAGIPAARFSTGAWADAAKELVGPWLELCVVLGGMLNGAGMFNALMMSYTRVPYAMAEDGFLPAVMERRNRWGVPWVSLAVCTVGWALALRLSFERLISIDLVLYGGALLLEFVALVVLRVKEPGLVRPFRVPGGLLGAVAMGLGPAALIAFALWAARGERVAGLPALEFAGIVAAVGPVVYLVAKAMKRAASGATPSV; translated from the coding sequence ATGGCGCTGGGGCAGGTGGGTTTGGGAGGAGCGAGGGTGGGCGGGGGAAAGATGCGGTTGTTGCCGCTGGTTGCGGCGACGTATTTTATGGTGTCGGGTGGGCCGTATGGGCTGGAAGACATCATCGGCATGGCGGGATATGGCTGGGCGCTGGTGCTGTTTTTGGTGGTGCCAGTGGTGTGGAGTCTGCCGACGAGTTTGATGGTGGGGGAGCTGGCGGCGGCGGTGCCGGAGGAGGGTGGGTACTATCGCTGGGTGCGGCGGGCGATGGGGGAGTTCTGGGGGTTTCAGGAGGCTTGGCTGAGCCTGGCGGCGAGCGTGTTCGATATGGCGATCTATCCGACGATCTTTGTGCTGTATCTGGGGCGGATTGAACCGGCGTGGACGGCGGGGTATCGCGGGACGGGGTGGGCGCTGGCGGTGGTGTTGGTTTGTGCGGCGTGGAATTTGCGGGGTGCGCGGGCGGTTGGTGAGGGGTCGGTGGGGCTGTTTTGTGTGCTGCTGTCGCCGTTTGTGGTGCTGACGGCGGTGGGGTTGTGGAAGAGCCTTGTTCTGGGTGGCCATGGGGGAGCTTCTTTCTTTGAGGCTCCGGTGGCGGGGAGGGACTTTGCGGGGGCGGTGTCGGTGACGCTGTGGAACTACATGGGGTGGGATAACGCTTCTACGGTGGCGCAGGAGGTGGAGGAGCCGCAGAGGAATTATCCGAGGGGGATGTTGGCGGCGACGGGACTGGTGGCGCTGACGTATGTACTACCACTGGCGGCGGTGGGGCTGGCGGGGATTCCGGCGGCGCGGTTTTCGACGGGAGCGTGGGCGGATGCGGCGAAGGAGTTGGTGGGGCCGTGGCTGGAGCTGTGCGTGGTGCTGGGTGGAATGCTCAATGGAGCGGGGATGTTCAACGCGCTGATGATGAGCTATACGAGGGTGCCGTATGCGATGGCGGAGGATGGATTTCTGCCTGCTGTGATGGAGAGGAGGAATCGCTGGGGGGTTCCGTGGGTGAGTCTGGCGGTGTGTACGGTGGGGTGGGCGCTGGCGCTGAGGTTGTCGTTTGAGCGACTGATCTCGATTGACCTGGTGTTGTATGGAGGAGCGTTGCTGCTGGAGTTTGTGGCGCTGGTTGTGCTACGGGTGAAGGAGCCGGGGTTGGTGAGGCCGTTTAGGGTGCCAGGTGGGCTGTTGGGCGCGGTGGCGATGGGTTTGGGACCGGCGGCGTTGATTGCGTTTGCGCTGTGGGCAGCGCGAGGGGAGAGAGTGGCTGGGTTGCCGGCGTTGGAGTTTGCGGGGATCGTGGCAGCGGTGGGGCCGGTGGTTTATCTGGTGGCGAAGGCGATGAAAAGGGCCGCCTCTGGGGCGACCCCTTCTGTTTGA
- the purS gene encoding phosphoribosylformylglycinamidine synthase subunit PurS codes for MKAHVYVTLKRTVLDAQGQTVADALRRMEYRGVADVRQGKYFLLTLEDGLEQNAVQAEVERIAREVLTNPVIEEFTFRLES; via the coding sequence ATGAAGGCTCATGTCTATGTCACGCTAAAACGAACGGTGCTGGATGCCCAGGGGCAGACGGTTGCAGATGCATTGCGGCGAATGGAATATCGCGGCGTTGCCGATGTGCGGCAGGGAAAGTACTTCCTGCTGACCCTGGAAGATGGATTGGAACAGAACGCCGTGCAGGCCGAAGTAGAACGGATTGCGCGTGAGGTGCTGACAAACCCTGTCATTGAAGAGTTTACGTTCCGGCTGGAATCCTGA
- a CDS encoding inorganic diphosphatase, with the protein MTNYLELPVGPNSPEVINAVIEIPYEGVNKYEYDKELHVFRLDRNLYSPVHYPGDYGFIPSTLGDDGDPLDCLVLVDTPSFSGCVMQVRPIGVLEMLDQGLGDEKVLCVGQDNPRYKDVWNFSEIYPHMLKEITHFFSIYKDLEGKRVEVKGWRDASFARNKVLEAQQRFIDNKTNPIPKPVPKK; encoded by the coding sequence ATGACGAACTACCTTGAACTTCCCGTAGGGCCAAACAGCCCCGAGGTCATCAACGCAGTCATCGAGATCCCCTACGAGGGTGTCAACAAATACGAATACGACAAAGAGCTCCACGTCTTCCGTCTCGACCGCAACCTCTACTCCCCCGTCCACTACCCTGGCGACTACGGCTTCATTCCCAGCACTCTCGGCGACGATGGCGACCCCCTCGACTGCCTCGTTCTCGTCGACACCCCCAGCTTCTCCGGTTGCGTCATGCAGGTTCGCCCCATCGGTGTCCTCGAGATGCTCGACCAGGGCCTCGGCGACGAGAAGGTGCTCTGCGTCGGCCAGGACAACCCCCGCTACAAAGACGTCTGGAACTTCTCCGAGATCTACCCCCACATGCTCAAGGAGATCACCCACTTCTTCTCCATCTACAAAGACCTCGAAGGCAAGCGTGTCGAAGTCAAAGGCTGGCGCGACGCCTCATTCGCTCGCAACAAGGTACTCGAAGCCCAGCAGCGCTTCATCGACAACAAGACCAACCCGATCCCCAAGCCTGTCCCAAAGAAGTAG